GGGAACGAGATGCTTATGTTTTTTGGGATTTCACAAATGTTAAAATGCACACCACATAGGATTCTGATGTCCAAACAAATGTAAAAATAAGATGTCATGGGTATCACATTCCCAAGAATGTTGAAAGATGTTGCAAACCAAACACCCTCATGATTCATGAGTTGAGATGAATAATGATGAGGCAAGACAATTTTTAATTCCATCAACTTGAACAACATTTTTGAGGAGGGCGATCAATTGATTCCATGAGTAAAGGAGAAGAAAGTGTCACTTCTTGATGGTCAAGCCAATTTACAACAActagatgcaaaaaaggccggtGATACTACacaagcatgtgatgattcaaaTTCAACTCCAAAACATTCATGGAGTGATGATAATCAAAGATATAAGCCCACTCATCAATGATAATGATGTTGGTGGTGGAGGAGGTAGTGATGGTGGTGGCAACCAGGACATCAATTGTTGGGAGCACATATCATTATGCATTTGATGCATAAAAAATTATTATCAAGGTATTCCTCCTTAGTTTCAATATTAACTACCCAAAAGGTTGAGGaggacaagtgccactagtggtGGGAGTCATGGAATGTAGACACAATCTACTTGAAGCTAATGCCAACCATTAATATAAAATATCTTTGCTCAATTGGCCTAATGTCATTCTTCCAAAGTGTTTGGAAAATTTTGGGACTAAGAGGAGCAAGCTCTTGTAGGATGGACTAGGTCCACAATTTGCTAGTATCTCAAATCTCCACACATTTGACCAAAATTTAAAGAAGacatttaacaaaataattttcttaatattttaacaacTAATCATTTTTAAGCTAATTTAATTTCGTGAATCGCTAATTTATTGAGGATTTAACCAAACTTAAAATTAGGAGAACTAAGTATTCCTAAATTGCTTAATTTTGTTCTTGGAAGGGAGACAGCCATTTCATTCTTTAGAAGTGTTATTATTTTAGTTATATCTATTGAATTCAAATAGAGTGCACATGTAAAATCCAAATGAAAAGCAAAGAGTAATAAGTCATTTACTCGGCACGCTTTTCGCACACCTGGCACTTGCCACAAAAGCACACACCTATAGTAAGTTACATCACCAAAGGCTAGCTTATGTGCAAGCCTTGTACCTATAGTTGGATTGTCCCTAACAAGTAACACCTATGATCAATTTAGCTAAAATACCTATAAAGAGATAGTTCCCCTACTGAATCACCCATAAACGATCCAATTGTAGATGACTaggaattattttattttttttgtaatcaaCAAAGAGGAATTATATTAAAaagaggcatcaaggggatgtcACCCAAGTACAGAGGAAAACAACAAGAGAGAAAcatcccttactgaaaagtgtcacCAAAATCAAGGATTATAAAGCAGTCCCTTCCAACCAGCCAGTAATGCTAGCTAGAGATTATAGCAATCCATTGGTCCATGACAGACTGAATAGGAGAAGTAGTTCCTTTGAAGGCTCTTGTGTTCCTTTCTCTTCACACCACCCAAAATACAGCAAATGGGATGAGGGAGAGAGAATTTCTTCTTATTAACAATGGAGATGGCTAGGTTCCAGAATTTCTTGGTCCATGAACTATTCAAAAGGACGAGACCAACCAATTCCTCCATCTCCAAGTATAAAAGGAATCTATTGACAAGTGAgatgattacacgcttaaattgcataattaggtgttttaattcatgcaatacgaattatatttttaattaaatgcctaattaatctcaataaattaacattgtgtcatatttataacatttgggttttattgagtaaattatgaatttttggtattttttatcacaggacgattattggaagctaaaaactgaCGACACTtcgtaatctatgcgtaactctctaATCCAACCTCCGATtttgatgattcaagatgctgtaaaaagataagaaaacgctctacaattttcatgttttgcgttttgagaaatactagctgcatcaaggtcgaaattagacgtgaagttaccatacgctgttttatggACTGTTTTAGCATTACTCCGTAATCTGGGCATAACTTTCTTGTataagctccgatcgagacgattcaaaattctaggggAATGCTGAGAAAGAGATCTACAACTTTCGaattttgagctttgagagatgaGGGCATTAGTATGGTCGGAATCGGACTTGTTCGCTGGGCGACAGAAACTTAAAATGGagcaaacaaaacaagaaattgaagggaaaaaaaaaatgtgggacgggtgacccggccatgcaacttAAGAGGCGCTGGGGAGAACTCTTTGGGCTGGCACGTGAAGGGCTGAAGGGCTGGAGGGcaagaaaggaaatgaaaagaaaagaaaagaaaaggaggtaGGGTAGGGTTGAGAGATTAATTTCTTTTGAGGGGGGCTCTCTTGGGTGGTGCGGCGGCAAGAAGCAAAGACAgcagctgctgctgctgtgttggAGGAGCTCCTACGGCCatcttccatctctctctctcctcttgaTTATTTAATGTTGTTTTGTtgagttattatttatgttttattgtcaTTTTCCATGGATATTTTAAAGTATTGTTTGGATTATTTATTAATTGAGTATTCATATTTTAAGTTATTGTTGGGtttatcactctctctctctcatcttgtttattatttttaatggtGGTTTTAATACATTGTTTGACTAGTTTTAATGTTGGATTGAATATTTTTCTTTACTATATTATTTGAGTGGTTTATTAGATTAATCAATGTcttgtcttttatttttgttattttgaatgcttttaaggttgaattaatttgttgttttaatttagtatacatttagtctagtgattggaatgattttaggttagattaattagttttcttttagttttagtatacatctagtttattgttcttttgagttgttgtcttttattttattattgcaaagaTTTATTGTGGAAGTAATTTGACCCATAAATTTTGGATTGCAAGCTTGTGGGGCTAAGTTTCATAACTTGGGTTGTGGGTTAATGTCAGTTCTTTTCCATGATTTATTGATTTCCCTTTGAGATCTATTGTtaggtttattttaatttatttagttgAACTTTATTTATTGTCTAGCTTAGTCTATGttcatttagttgagtcattGTTAGGATCGGTTTATGTCTAGATATCGTAGGATCTATCTCTTTTGTCTAAGTCACTGTTGTGTAGAGTCGGTTCATTATCCTTAGGTCATTGTTGAAGTTTGATTTTAGTTATCTTTGTTttgttatttgaatgtttaattggtgagttgtttggttggttttatgcgtgttaggttcatagtttaagTTTTGCGTCATTTTGATTCCATcacaaattctccaaaaacccaaaatttcGAATCTGAATCATGTTCAgtaaattgttttcttattttcttctcctatttcacgctagtttaaaactaatctgcattccccgtGGAGACTATCTTGCCTATTTGGGcttaattattacacgacgtagctcctatacttgagatagccttagtgctactcatttttagaagtgagtcatgagacacctttttttttttaagattgtCCATGGTACGAGTTCTTCCAAGAGTAGCTTCCCAAGTGAAAAAGGCAACCTTTGAATGGGCTTCCGTTTTCCAAATCATCTTCCAAGGGAAGTTGGTGCTACTCTCAATCGAGGAACAAAGGAATTTGTAGAAAGAGCTGACAATGAAGTTCTCATCTTTGCTCAAAACCTATTTGGGCTTATCTCAATTAGCCTGACAATGAGTTTTATAAAGGCTGCTGAAAAAGTCTATAAAAGTATCAAGTTCCCAATTGAAAGCATTCCTATTCATAGGAATATCCCAAACAATGCCTTGACTAGTGAGTCCCATGTGTTTGCAAATAAGGGCATCTTTGTCATATGCAAATCTGAAGATGGAATGGAAAGAGGATCTAAGTTGGGACTTGCCACACCAAATGACATGTCAAAAGAACACATCCTCTCCATTGCCCACTTGGAAGTAGAAGAGAACAAAGAAAATCTCCCATCCTTTTCTAATATATCTCCAAACACCCATACTGTGAGCTTCCTTTGAAACTTTTGAGGTCCAACCATTGTGATAGAGGCCATACTTGACAGCAATAACATCCCTCCAAAAGTAATTTTTCTCTATCATGAATCTCCAAAGTCATTTCCCCAAAAATACCTTATTAAAGATAATAAGAGATTTGAGGCCAAGGCCGCCCTTTTGTAAAGGTTGTTTAACCACTCCCCATTTAACAAGATGATCCCTAAGGAATCTTATTTGGATGCTCTCCAATCTCTTTGCAATTGGGCAAGGGACAAGGAAAAGAGATGAAATAAATCAGGAGGTTGGACAGAGTACTCTTTAATTAGAGTGAGTCTGCCACCTTTTGACAAAAAGTTCCTTTTCCAACTAACGAGTACGAGTTTCTTTTCAAACCTACCAACAATAGGATCCCAAATACCCTTATCCTTAAACTTGGCTCCTAAATGGAGGCCAATAAAGGAAATAGGGAAGGCTCCGAGCTTACAGCCAAGGATAATTGCAAGCGAAGGACCACAATAGCAAGTCCCCATTGAAATGATTTCACTTTTGCCTAGATTCACTTTAAAGCATAAAACCACTTCAAAACCAAGGAGGATGAATCCTAAATTAAGAATTTGCTCCAGCACATTCTCATAAAAATGATAGTATCATTTACAAAAAAGAGACGGGTGACTTTCATAGTCATTGGGCCTTCCAATGCTAAGTCCCTTAAGAAGACTGCCTTAATTTGCGTTAGTTATCATAAGGCTCAGCACTTCCATGACCATGATAAATAAAAGGGAGGAAAGGGGGTCACCTTGTCTCAGACCACGAGACGATCTTTAGAAACCAGAAGGACAGCCGTTTACCAAAACTGAAAAAGATGAGGTTGGGATACACTGAAGAATCCATCTGCACCAAGATTCCCCAAACCCATTCTTCTAAGAATGTACAGCGAAAGCTCCAGTTAACATGGTCAAAAGCTTTCTCCATATCCAGCTTGCACACCACTCTTCTTTACCCACCCTTCATGCGGACATCAACAACTTCATCGGCAATGAGAGTAGCATTGATGATTTGTCTACTTGCAATGAAGTCGTGCCGGTGCTTTCCGACAACTTCCAAAATTGCATGTTTGAGCTTGACTACCAGGACTTTGGATAGGATTTTATAAAGACTACCAATTAAGTTGGTTGGGTGAAGGTCTTTGATGTTGCAAGCCCCTGGGTTCTTAGAAATCAGGGAGATAAAAGTTGAGTTGATGCCAGACACAAAATTGCCAGTCTATGGAAATCTTAAAAAAGACCCAAAGATATCCTCCTTGAAGAAGTCCCAATTCTTTTGGAAGAAAGTCATATTAAAGCCATCAAGACCGGGGGTTTATCCCCATTGCAACTCTTAACGGCTCAAACaatttcctcttcctcaaaaggccCTTCAAGCCACCGTGTTGTAAAGAGGCTTAGGTTTCTAAACATAATAATATCAATTGTTAATCTCCATGACACTGGTTTGGTGTACAAGGCTTTGAAAAAGTTGCAAATGCCATTCTTGACTTCCCCCTCATCCACCAACATCTCTCCCTCCACTTCTAGTTCGATAATTATATTAAATCTACAATGCACATTAGCTGCACGATGGAAAAAACTGGTATTTCTAATCCCCTCCTTCAACTAAAGAGCTCTAGATTTTTGCCTGCAAGCCATTTCTTCTAAAGTGATGACATgggcaagatttttttttttaggccaATCCTTATGAACATGTCTTCAGCATGGAGAGCCTCATTGATTCCTTGTCATCCAGCACCTTAATGCTGTCAAgaaaattcttttttttcttgtAGTGATGTTGCCAAAAATATTTCTGGCCTTCCCTTCAATTTCCAGCTCAAGCCACCATTTCTTGACTTGTTCATCAAACCCTTCATGTTTAAACCACATGGTATGGTCTCAAAACGGAGCATAACTTAAACCAGCCTTTTGAGTTGGAACCCTCCAGAATGGCTATGACCCTCCAGCCTCCTTCATTAATTTCAGTAAGGGCTAAGAACTTACCAAAACAATTCTCTTTAAGTTGAAGCAGCAAATACTTCTCCTTCGACCTCCAGCGTCAAAACTAAGAGGAAGGCCTAACACTAAGTGAGCTCCAGAAATCATCTAGGGTAGCCAAGAGCCATTTGTTTTCACCCACATCAAGAAAGATGTAGAACCACCTACCTTTGCGATTTTCAGCAACCCTGAGTAGGTCAACCTTCTCACTATATAGAGCACGGTCGAAGGAGTTCCTTTCATTGAAGATGGACAACCTACCATCTCGATGCATGGCAGAGAAAAAGGAGCTGAAGGAGGCTGCAAGACAAGGAGAAAAGCTCAAGGCTGGGAGAGAGGTTTGTGGTAGAGGAAAGGATTGCGGGTCACTCTTTAAGGCACTGATGAAAGGCTGTGAAGCTTCCAAGGATCAAGGAAGAGAGCTTCAAGGAGGATGGAGGAGTCACGAGTGGCTTTAGGGCTCTGACAAAACTTATCCTCGAGGCTGAGAAGTAGGGCTCCAATAGGGCAAGGAGCTTCAAGCATTGTTTCAAGAGAGCTTCAGGCGTCATTTTGAGAGAAAGATTTTGAAGGACAATGAGAAGAGGGGGCATCAAGCAAAGATGGCTGTGAGGCTTCCATGGTCTTCAAGCGTCATTTACAGAGCATCAATGCGAGTTTCGAACAAGAGAAGCTCCAATATCATATAGATCTATTAGATGACTGGTTATTATAAGTTCCCAAAATTGTATGAGTTCATTCAATTGGTAATCACTAAACCACCTCAACAAATTATATCCACACACACATACGCAGCTACAACATCCAGCCAACAAATAACCCATATCCTGttctaatttcaaaaaatatttatcaaaccAGATATGAAAGAATTGTACCAGATCCTTAGACTCAGGCTCAAGCAATTCTCTCTTCACCCTGCTTGGAAAAGGCTTTCTGAGGGGAAGAAAAATTACATCAGCATACTTGAGAGATGGGGAAACAAGAAAAACTGCACAAGGGGGAGGGGGGAGTACCGATCATCGTTGACCTCCATATCAGAATCTGGATCCCATCTTTCATCTCCATCCTCTTGATCTTCATCTGCCTGAATGTTGAAAAAATAAGATGTGAAGTCATTTTTTGTGTTTGACTAATTGAATTAAGGATTTAAGGAAGATATATCTACTATGCTTTTCAAGTTGGCTTCTGAATTTTATGGCCTGGAATTTCAAAACAAGAATTTATGGTAAGTTTTGATATGGTAATGAACCCAGCACGCTGAAAAATATCTTGGACTAGTGTACTGTTGACTTAATAGCGAACAAGCAACTAGAATTGATAAGGGAGCAAGTGCAGTTGTAAGTACTGCAAAACATATCTTGGTCTGATCTGTGTATTAATATAAACGTCAGGTGTTTCCAGTGCAAGGCTGCCAACACATGCTACCAGTTGAAGGAATTCCGAAAAAGCAatcacaaataataatgtatgctaATTTGTAATGCTTAAAAGACTGACATTCCACAAAATCAATTACACAGAAACAGAATAAATAACAATCTGCCTCAACTACAGTTCAGTACGTTGGAATGTAAATGGAAGCCGTTGAAAACTGAAATACAGTACAATTATATATGTACACACATTTTTAGGGGTTGTGCTTTGTTATCTATTGTTTGATGCATTTGGTTAGAAAGAAACATGACTGCATGAAGGATGATCTTCTCCCTTTCCATCTCTTATAAGGAAAAGTGTGTTCCTTGCTTCATTTTGTTATTCAGTGGCAAGTGCTCTTGCAGGAATTCATTTAGCTGGTACACAACACAAACTTGAAAAGCTTTGATTTATTGATTATGTTTGCTGTTTTAgtctttatttttcttaattctttTGGTGGACTCTTTGTCTTCCTTTACTGTATTTTTCCCTCTTTTCTGAATAATATACTTCTTTTCTATCACTAAAAAAATTATGCATGTACACAGACAGCTGTACTTCGTGACTTTTGACACATGAATATGCTTTTATTTTCGTATCAGGACAAGCCATATATTTATGAATGACTGAATGCTCACAATTGTCAATGATCAAACTGCAGGGTAACCATGACATATGCAAGAAGAAGCTTCCATGGGATTGTACAAAAATTTTTGTACCCTTGCCTTGACAAATTTCCTTTTTTCACCAGGAGGGCCTGGACAAAAATCTGGCCAAATGAATTGAGGTCAAACAAGGATATTCTTTTATCCCTCCATTGACAATTTACATGCCACGAGTGTtatcttaatttatttaaatGTGTGCTGAGGAATTTGGGGAGTGCTCTTTCTTTGTCTAGGTCTAATAGTTGTCTTTCTTCCCAACTAATTTACTCTCTGGTTTTTTCTGCACACATAAAAACTAAAAAGTGCACAGATAAATTTAACAGAATAACTTTTAAAAAATGTGGGCAAATGGTACCATGTGGCCATACCCAGAATTTGGAGTATTTACATGCCAATCACTCCACGCCCATAGATTGTATTTGTACACTCAAATGATGGAAACAAGAACTAAAAAacaacaaatataaatatatatatatatatatataacaatatttcTAACACAGAAGCATACCTCTGGGAGCTCTGTATCAGGTTGTCTCTCTTGAAACTGGACACTTGGTGCATGCCGAAGCTTTGAAAGATTATCAAGCAGTTTTGATCTTATGTCATCTAGTAACTGTCGGGAGTTTTTGTTTTCCATGTTACTAGGAGCAACATGAAGGGTATAGTCTGGACCAAAATACTCATAATACTCATGCTGTGGAACCTTATCATCAACTTCAAGCCCAAGCGCAACACCTGTCTACTCAATATATTACAAAAATAGAGTTAATTCAAGAAGAAAATTGGTGAATCTATTCactgaaatgaaaaaaaaaaatgtatcaaTCAGTAAAATGTATACTGGGAAGGCATGTTAAGATCAACATGATGCTATTATTTGAACCCTGAGTCCTTTCACTGTGGTCTTTTTtggattccaaaaataaaaatttccttCCCATGTGTAATTACATTCAAGGTTAAAAGAGTGATGCAAGACTAGAAGATCAAATTGGCTTGAAATTTCATATCCACCAAACCATGAGCTCTAGTCTCCATCCAACTACCTCATCCTGTGCATCCACTTACATTTGCATGCAAGTGCAACAACActtccaataataataataatggctaCATGATGTTCTTTTATTGCCTTCATACTTTGGGTGTATCTTGACACGTTAAAAAAACAAGAATAATAGCAGTGAATGTCCTAAGTTTTTATTACTGTTTCACATTTCGTGTATGCATCTGAGCACATTTGACTTATGTGCCATAACACCCATTATTCTTCCCTTACTTTTGAGCTGGGAGGGAAAGGGAGAAGGGGTAAGCAATGATTTATTATCTTTCTAAGAGTCAACAAAATTTTACACCATTTCCATAACATTGTTGAAATGACAGCAACAATGGTGGATCATTGGACCATGATGCAATCATAAGGCATTGGACtatgattaataataatatttcaacTTTACCAACCAAAAAATCCAAAGCTACCCTTGAAATGGAACATGGCATTAAAGATTTCATGGCAGTAATTATGCAGGAAAAAATATTACCTCATAACACCAGCAACGAGCAACATTTCGTATTGTATAGCCACCTCCACCCACCAATAGCAGCGGCACATTAAAAGATCTCATATATCTCACACACTCTGCATGGCCTTTAATAGAAAGATTGAAGCAGCCCAACCTGTCCCCGGACAATGAGTCTGCACCGCACTGTAAGACCACAGCACCAGGCCTGAAAACTTCCATGACTTTCCCAATTATTGGCTTAAATAAGGACTGGTAACTCTCGTCATCAATTCCATCATCTAGAGGAACATTGAGGGAGTAATATTTCCCTTTACCATATCCAATATCACGTACATCACCTGTACCAGGGAAATAATCCCCAAACTTATGAAAGGAAACAGTCATGACTCTATCAGTTGTGTAAAATGCCTCCTCCACACCATCACCGTGGTGGATGTCAATGTCCACATATAAAACGCGCTGCCATGTCAAAATGAATACACAAAATAAAATGATAGAATCAAAGAGTGAAGCAATACAATacttaatgcacaaataaaaaatatgaagttTGTAACAAGCTAGACAAAGGAAGTAAAGATGAACTTTGGGCTAGAGCTGCAGGACAGAACTCATGTCCCCCAACAACAAATGTGATATAAGGCACTGTTTATGATAATGTTGATTCCAAGAGCTTTTTTGATGAAAAGAGGAAGGTTATCGAGGTGAAGGAAAAAGATACTAGGAGATTAACAAGCAGAATAAGTCGTCCTCATAGGAGAGGAGGGCGGGCCCGGCAGAGGAAACAAAATAGaagaataaaatcaaaaaatgCAAAACATTGGCATAGGAAAACTTTCCAGTCATGCTGAAAATCCAAAGGAATGCACTATTTCAAATGCTCTATAAACATAAACCCACAAGGAACCAAGAAAATCAACTGTAATTCAAGGAAAGTGCAAGGAAAGAAATTGACCATTTGGCCCTTGTCCCTTACAAAAACCAAACAATCCTCTCCAACCAGATGCGCCAAACCATAGCAATATACACACAATTCAAATCCCCTTAGCTTCCTCACCTCTCCCAAACCTTTTAAGATAAAAGCGAAAATGTATCCAACAAGAAAGATCCAAAACAAACCCACAGGTCTCCAAAAAGGCCAAAAAAGTGCCAACAGTGATTTTATCATGCAATTTAATTAAGCGcacatgcaaaaaaaaaattataaattctaAGAAAAAGAACAAAGCTTTTTCAAGCACTTAAAACTGAACTCTGCAGTATCGAAGATATCAACTTTTAGAGTTCTAATATGGTTTTACAATATTGTGAGACAACACGTGCATCAGCTGGACAATAAGTCCAATGACATTTAGGAGTGGTGCTTCGAGCAGACAAACTCAGTGAATATCAAGTCTCAATGGATCAATTAGCAATTTTGAGTTGCATTACATACAAAATAACATGAAAATCCGCACACATAAGACACAAAGAATATACATCCACATAAAGATTACAGAAACCAAGTGGCTTTGGCAGTTTCCTTTAGAGGCCTCTTCCTTGCAGCATAAAGTTATAAAAAGTAAATTTGGACTTGATGAGAATGGGTGGCTACCAATTCAGGTCTTAGATGTTCTTCGGAAAGTCTATAGAAGGTCATCTCTCAGAtttattccttctttattccccaTACTAAACTTCTATAGGGTAGGGGCTACAACATTTGGTTTTGGAAAGACCTatggttggggaatgttgttttgtccacctcttttccttgcCTATTTCGCTTAAGCTCAGGGTAGGATcaatttatttcttctttcatTGTGGAGCCAAGTGGTCCTTTACCTTCTTGGGATTTCACTTTAGGAGGCCCTAGAATAGAAGGAGATGGAAGAGCTATCCTCCTTGCTAGTCTTTCTGAATAATTGTCGAGTCTCATTAGAAGCTGATAGTTGTTCTTGGTCCTTGAATCCCTTGGGGTTCTATTCCTGCAAGTCTTTTTGGGAGTTTTTTACTAGctctagtttttcttttcctctctataaAACTATCTGGAAGGCTAAAGTACCCTCTAAAATCAAAGCTTTTATCTAGCCGGTTGTGCTTAATATGATCAACACCAATAACTTGTTACAGATTAGAAAACCATTAAAGGCTCTATCTCTAG
This genomic stretch from Malania oleifera isolate guangnan ecotype guangnan chromosome 3, ASM2987363v1, whole genome shotgun sequence harbors:
- the LOC131150265 gene encoding histone deacetylase 19 gives rise to the protein MESGGNSLPSGPDGMKRKVTYFYDPEVGNYYYGQGHPMKPHRMRMTHALLAHYGLLQHMQVLKPFPARDRDLCRFHADDYVAFLRSITPETQQDQLRQLKRFNVGEDCPVFDGLYSFCQTYAGGSVGGAVKLNHRLCDIAINWAGGLHHAKKCEASGFCYVNDIVLAILELLKEHERVLYVDIDIHHGDGVEEAFYTTDRVMTVSFHKFGDYFPGTGDVRDIGYGKGKYYSLNVPLDDGIDDESYQSLFKPIIGKVMEVFRPGAVVLQCGADSLSGDRLGCFNLSIKGHAECVRYMRSFNVPLLLVGGGGYTIRNVARCWCYETGVALGLEVDDKVPQHEYYEYFGPDYTLHVAPSNMENKNSRQLLDDIRSKLLDNLSKLRHAPSVQFQERQPDTELPEADEDQEDGDERWDPDSDMEVNDDRKPFPSRVKRELLEPESKDLGDMEGVEHAIDRDATFGEAACLKASNMGSMSTDEPCIKREQENSNKLPDEPVDMNS